GATCTTGATGCGATCATAGTAAGCGAGACATCGCAGATCAACTAAACGATGTGAGGGAGTCGATGATTAACGAGCGTGTGATGGTTCTGGACAAGGGGTGGATCGAGCTTCAGGATGTTATGGGGGATGATAACGCGATTGTTTCCGCTGCGCGGGCCTCATTTCTCGGTGAGAGCAAGGGGACAGAAAAGGATAAACGGTTACTCTTTTATCTGTTGAAACATTATCATACAACCCCGTTTGAAATGGTCGAGTTCAAGTTTCGGATCCGGGCACCGGTGGTGGTTTGGTGGCAGTGGGTAAGGCATCGAACCTGGAGTTTCAACGCGCAAAGCGGGCGCTATACACCATTCAAGGAAAAGGATTTTTTTGAAGTTGGCTCTGAGCAATGGCGGTTGCAGAGCGAAGACAACAAACAGGCCAGTGAAGGTTACCTTGCGGATGGTCAGTGGCTGAGCGATGCTCTGGTCAAGCATTACGAAGAAGGCTACCGGCTTTACGAGGCCGCACTGCAGGCTGGCGTGGCGCGGGAGCAGGCCCGGCTGTTCCTGGCTGGTTTTGCAGTCTATTATACGTGGGTGTGCAAAACAGATGCCCACAATCTCATGCGGTTTCTGAGATTGCGAATGGCCACCGATGCTCAACTGGAGATCAGGGAGTATGCGCAGACGATCTTCCGGGAGTTTTTCAAGCCTGCTCTGCCATGGAC
The Chloroflexota bacterium DNA segment above includes these coding regions:
- the thyX gene encoding FAD-dependent thymidylate synthase; the protein is MINERVMVLDKGWIELQDVMGDDNAIVSAARASFLGESKGTEKDKRLLFYLLKHYHTTPFEMVEFKFRIRAPVVVWWQWVRHRTWSFNAQSGRYTPFKEKDFFEVGSEQWRLQSEDNKQASEGYLADGQWLSDALVKHYEEGYRLYEAALQAGVAREQARLFLAGFAVYYTWVCKTDAHNLMRFLRLRMATDAQLEIREYAQTIFREFFKPALPWTAEAFEKYRLQPFGIQVASHS